Proteins from a single region of Lelliottia sp. JS-SCA-14:
- the rsmB gene encoding 16S rRNA (cytosine(967)-C(5))-methyltransferase RsmB yields MKKQNLRSMAAQAIEKVVEQGQSLSNILPPLQQKVSDKDKALLQELCFGVLRTLSQQEWLINKLMSRPMTGKQRTIHYLIMVGFYQLLHTRIPPHAALAETVEGAVAIKRPQLKGLINGVLRQFQRQQEELVAEFSQSEQRFLHPEWLLKRLKKAYPQQWESIVEANNQRPPMWLRVNRIHHTRDEWLALLEQADMNGFTHDAYPDAVRLASPAPVQALPGFDQGWVTVQDASAQGCITYLAPQNGERILDLCAAPGGKTTHILEAAPQASVLAVDVDEQRLSRVYDNLKRLGLKAQVKQGDGRTPSEWCGDEKFDRILLDAPCSATGVIRRHPDIKWLRRDRDINELAQLQSEILDAVWPHLKSGGTLVYATCSVLPEENSQQIAAFLKRTSDAALHTTGTADNPGIQNLPGAEEGDGFFYAKLIKA; encoded by the coding sequence ATGAAAAAACAAAATCTTCGCAGCATGGCTGCACAGGCCATTGAGAAAGTGGTCGAACAGGGTCAATCCCTGAGCAATATCCTTCCACCGCTTCAGCAGAAAGTTTCTGATAAAGACAAAGCCCTGCTTCAGGAGTTGTGCTTTGGCGTGCTGCGTACGCTCTCGCAGCAAGAGTGGCTGATCAACAAGCTGATGTCCCGCCCAATGACGGGCAAGCAGCGCACCATCCATTATTTGATCATGGTCGGCTTCTACCAGCTGCTCCATACGCGCATTCCGCCTCATGCCGCGCTGGCTGAAACCGTTGAAGGTGCGGTCGCAATCAAACGTCCGCAGTTGAAAGGCTTGATCAATGGCGTATTGCGTCAGTTCCAGCGTCAGCAGGAAGAACTGGTTGCCGAGTTCAGCCAGTCCGAGCAGCGTTTTCTCCATCCTGAATGGCTGCTTAAGCGCCTGAAAAAAGCCTATCCGCAGCAGTGGGAATCCATTGTTGAAGCCAATAATCAGCGTCCACCAATGTGGCTGCGTGTTAACCGTATCCACCATACCCGAGATGAATGGCTGGCACTGCTGGAACAGGCAGACATGAATGGTTTTACTCATGACGCCTATCCCGACGCGGTACGTCTGGCTTCCCCTGCCCCGGTGCAGGCGTTACCTGGCTTTGACCAGGGCTGGGTGACCGTTCAGGACGCTTCAGCGCAGGGATGTATCACTTATCTGGCGCCACAAAATGGCGAGCGCATCCTGGATCTTTGTGCCGCTCCTGGTGGTAAAACCACGCATATCCTTGAAGCTGCGCCGCAGGCCAGCGTTCTGGCTGTCGATGTGGACGAGCAACGACTCTCCCGCGTTTACGACAACCTGAAACGCTTGGGTCTTAAAGCTCAGGTTAAACAGGGTGATGGGCGTACGCCTTCAGAGTGGTGCGGCGACGAGAAATTTGATCGCATACTGTTGGATGCACCTTGCTCCGCAACGGGTGTGATTCGTCGTCATCCGGATATCAAATGGCTGCGTCGGGATCGTGATATCAACGAGCTGGCCCAACTGCAGAGTGAGATTCTTGATGCCGTCTGGCCGCATCTGAAATCTGGCGGAACCCTGGTCTACGCAACGTGCTCCGTTCTTCCGGAAGAGAATTCCCAGCAGATTGCGGCATTCCTGAAACGAACTTCTGACGCCGCGTTACACACGACAGGCACAGCCGATAATCCTGGCATCCAAAACCTGCCGGGAGCGGAAGAAGGTGATGGCTTCTTTTACGCTAAGCTAATCAAAGCGTGA